One Ovis aries strain OAR_USU_Benz2616 breed Rambouillet chromosome 4, ARS-UI_Ramb_v3.0, whole genome shotgun sequence DNA window includes the following coding sequences:
- the TRIL gene encoding TLR4 interactor with leucine rich repeats, translating to MEAARALRFLLVVCGCLALPPWAQPVCPERCDCQHPQHLLCTNRGLRAVPKTSSLPSPQDVLTYSLGGNFITNITAFDFHRLGQLRRLDLQYNQIRSLHPKTFEKLSRLEELYLGNNLLQALAPGTLAPLRKLRILYANGNEIGRLSRGSFEGLESLVKLRLDGNALGALPDAVFAPLGNLLYLHLESNRIRFLGKNAFAQLGKLRFLNLSANELQPSLRHAATFAPLRSLSTLILSANNLQHLGPRVFQHLSRLGLLSLRGNQLTHLAPEAFWGLEALRELRLEGNRLSQLPVALLEPLHSLEALDLSGNELSALHPTVFGRLGRLRELSLRDNALSALSGDIFAASPALYRLDLDGNGWTCDCRLRGLKRWMGDWHSQGRLLTVFVQCRHPPALRGKYLDYLDDQQLQNGSCTDPASSVPPIGDNKRRPLPTAPGEAVAPPAGALAEELLPQPQPQQRSRVLPGMAWDGAARELSGNRSSLRLSRRGPGLQQPGSNAAAAAGTAPHPLDLLEKPERARPTPSDPGPAEPTQTATLSSAPAGDPWQRAAKQRLEAQQQESAAQSDGGVGLPPLVSDPCDFNKFILCNLTVEAVGADSASVRWAVREHRSPRPLGGARFRLLFDRFGQQPKFHRFVYLPERSDSATLRELRGDTPYLVCVEGVLGGRVCPVAPRDHCAGLVTLPEPGSQGGVDYQLLTLALLAVNALLVLLALAAWASRWLRRKLRARRKGGAPVHVRHMYSTRRPLRSMGTGVSADFSGFQAHRPRTTVCALSEADLIEFPCDRFMDSGGGGAGGSLRREDHLLQRFAD from the coding sequence ATGGAGGCTGCCCGCGCCTTGCGCTTCCTCCTCGTGGTGTGCGGCTGCCTTGCGCTCCCGCCGTGGGCCCAGCCGGTGTGTCCGGAGCGCTGCGACTGCCAGCACCCCCAGCACCTCCTGTGCACCAACAGAGGGCTCCGCGCCGTGCCCAAGACCAGCTCGCTACCGAGCCCACAGGACGTGCTCACCTACAGCCTCGGGGGCAACTTCATAACCAACATCACGGCCTTCGACTTCCACCGCCTGGGGCAGCTCAGACGGCTGGACCTGCAGTACAACCAGATCCGCTCGCTGCACCCCAAGACCTTCGAGAAGCTCTCGCGGCTGGAGGAGCTCTACCTGGGCAACAATCTCTTGCAGGCGCTCGCCCCGGGCACCCTGGCCCCGCTGCGCAAGCTGCGCATCCTCTACGCCAACGGGAACGAGATCGGTCGCCTCAGCCGCGGTTCCTTCGAGGGCCTGGAGAGCCTGGTCAAGTTGCGACTGGACGGGAACGCCCTGGGGGCGCTGCCGGATGCCGTCTTTGCCCCCCTGGGTAACTTGCTCTACCTACATCTGGAGTCCAACCGGATCCGCTTTCTGGGCAAGAACGCCTTCGCCCAACTGGGGAAGCTGCGCTTTCTCAACCTCTCTGCCAACGAGCTGCAGCCCTCCCTACGCCATGCGGCCACCTTCGCACCGCTGCGCTCCCTCTCCACCCTCATCCTCTCGGCCAACAACCTGCAGCACCTAGGGCCGCGCGTCTTCCAGCACCTGTCGCGCCTCGGCCTACTTTCACTCAGGGGCAACCAGCTCACGCACCTCGCGCCCGAGGCTTTTTGGGGGTTAGAGGCCTTACGCGAGCTGCGCCTGGAGGGCAATCGGCTGAGCCAGCTGCCTGTGGCACTGCTGGAACCTCTGCATAGCCTGGAGGCGCTGGACCTGAGCGGCAATGAGCTGTCGGCTCTGCACCCCACTGTCTTTGGCCGCTTGGGCCGGCTGCGTGAGCTCAGCTTGCGCGACAACGCGCTCAGCGCCCTCTCCGGGGACATCTTCGCAGCCAGCCCGGCCCTCTACCGGCTGGATCTAGACGGCAATGGCTGGACCTGTGACTGCCGGCTGCGGGGTCTGAAGCGCTGGATGGGCGACTGGCACTCACAGGGCCGGCTCCTCACCGTTTTCGTGCAGTGTCGCCACCCTCCGGCCCTGCGGGGCAAGTACCTGGATTACCTGGATGACCAGCAACTGCAGAACGGGTCTTGCACAGATCCCGCGTCCTCGGTTCCCCCGATTGGCGACAACAAGCGGCGGCCCCTACCCACAGCTCCAGGGGAGGCGGTGGCGCCCCCTGCAGGTGCCCTCGCGGAGGAGCTGCTGCCGCAGCCACAGCCACAGCAGCGGAGTCGAGTTCTGCCAGGGATGGCCTGGGATGGGGCGGCCAGGGAGCTTTCGGGTAACCGCAGCTCCCTAAGGCTGAGTCGGCGGGGCCCAGGCCTCCAGCAGCCGGGCTCCAACGCCGCTGCTGCCGCGGGCACGGCGCCACACCCTCTGGACCTCCTCGAGAAGCCTGAGCGGGCACGTCCGACTCCGTCGGATCCTGGCCCCGCGGAACCCACCCAGACGGCCACGCTCTCCTCTGCGCCCGCCGGCGACCCCTGGCAGCGCGCGGCGAAACAGCGCCTGGAGGCGCAGCAGCAGGAGAGCGCCGCCCAGTCCGACGGCGGGGTCGGCCTGCCGCCGCTGGTATCCGACCCATGTGACTTCAATAAGTTCATCCTGTGCAACCTGACGGTGGAGGCAGTGGGCGCCGACAGCGCCTCGGTACGCTGGGCTGTGCGCGAGCACCGCAGCCCAAGGCCGCTGGGCGGCGCGCGCTTCCGCCTGCTCTTCGACCGCTTTGGCCAGCAGCCTAAATTCCACCGCTTCGTCTACCTGCCCGAGCGCAGCGACTCGGCCACGCTGCGCGAGCTGCGCGGAGACACCCCCTACCTGGTGTGCGTGGAGGGCGTGCTCGGTGGTCGGGTCTGCCCGGTGGCTCCCCGCGACCACTGCGCGGGGCTGGTCACCctgccagagcctgggagccagggCGGCGTTGACTACCAACTGCTGACCTTGGCCCTGCTGGCCGTCAACGCGCTGCTGGTGCTCCTGGCCTTGGCAGCCTGGGCGTCGCGCTGGCTGCGGAGGAAGCTGCGGGCTAGGCGGAAGGGCGGGGCTCCCGTCCACGTTCGCCACATGTACTCTACCCGACGACCTCTGCGCTCCATGGGCACTGGCGTGTCCGCCGACTTCTCTGGCTTCCAGGCGCACCGGCCGCGCACCACCGTGTGCGCGCTCAGCGAAGCGGACCTCATCGAGTTCCCGTGCGACCGCTTCATGGACAGCGGGGGCGGCGGCGCAGGCGGCAGCCTCCGGCGGGAGGACCATCTCCTGCAGCGGTTTGCTGACTAG